In the Dehalococcoidales bacterium genome, TGTCCGGACTGCGGCGGCCTGCTGGCCTACGAGGAAGGCTGCTTCAAGTGCCACGGCTGCGGGTATACCAAGTGCTGAGCCTCTACCCCTTCTCCCCAACCACGAACGCAATCGCGTAGTCCCTTGAGTGCGATAGGCTGATGGCCATTCCTGCCAGGCCCAGTCCGTCAGCGTATTCCTTTGCCCGGTGGTAGAGGTTGACCACGGGCCGGCCGCCAGGTTCGGCCAGGATTTCAATGTCCTTCCAGCCGATGCCACCTTCGCTTGTCCCCAGGGCTTTCACGACCGCCTCCTTACCGGCAAAACGGGCCGCTAAGGATGAAGGGCTTTTCGCGTAGCGCTTGAGTTCAGATTCGGTGTAGACTCGTCTCAGGAACCTGTCTCCCCAGCGTTCAACGGCTTCATGAACGCGGGCAATCTCTATGATATCGACACCGATGTACTGCATTTTTATAACATGATAGTTGGTAGGGTAGGTGATATATTACGGCATCTGGGGGCTGATTATGTCCCTGTCGGAAAGGAAGGAGGTTAGTCCTCCTCCTCTTCTTCTGGAGGATAGGGTGGCTCCAGGACAAGGCGTTCGAGCACGTCATACCAGGTGGCATCGACGATGTAGATGTCATCAGAGTCGGCCACGCGAACATAGTGGGCATGGCCGTCAGGTACCTCATCGCCCACCTCGATGCGTACAATCTCCCCGTCCTCCTTGGTCAGGGTGAGCAGCATTATCGGCTGGGTGAAGCCGAACACCGCCAGCTGCTCATCGGTAGCATCTTTGGCAATCGGCCTTTCGGCACCCGGGCCACTGAGAATCAGTGGTATGCCGCCTCCCCAGCGTTCCGGGTCAGTTCTGGGTCCTGGCGGGTCATCGAAATACCACTGTCTGTCCTCGTGCTTGACGAACTTCTCGGTGCTAGCCAGGTTAGGGAGGTCTATCTGGATGTGTTGCAGTTCTTCCATATCGAAGAGCCAGACGTATTGCATCGGCTCCTTTATTGGTGGGGGCTCCTCGACAGGCCGGGTGGTATAGTAAACGGTCGCCGCGATGGCAAGGATTCCGACCAGTATCAGTATACTTTTCAGCCTCAACTGCTAACCCTCGGGCAAGACCTTTCTGTGGCTATCTTCTGCGCCACCAGATGTACGCACCCGCCACCAGCACTAACAGCGGCAGCAGTCCTATGCTGGAGATGGTGATGAAACTTGTTGCTTCCGGGCCGATGATGAGCCGGCGGGTCTGGAGGTACTTGCGGTCCATAGTGATGAGTTCCTTGCCCTGCGTGAGAAAGTGGATAGAGGTCAGGAACAGAGTACCGTTGTCTCCGTTCTGGAAGTGGGCGTTGGTGGTGAAGTCGGAATCACCGACCACGATCAGGCGAGTGCCCGCGAAGGCTTGGGCAGTGAACAGAGCGATCGCTTCTTCATCCTCTACATCTACCACGGTGTCCGGATAGCGTATCACGAAGAAACCGATATTCAGACTACCCAGGATATCGCTCTCTTCGTCGAACTGCGGCTCAGTGTCGGACTGCAGGTCTGTCTCCAGCCAGCTTTCCTGGCTGGTCCTCAGAAGCGAGTACAGCACCGCCTGGCTGTCTTCACTGACCCACGTGAATTGGGCGAGTCCTGACTGTGAGATCGCTGCCATTGCTTCAAATCCAGCCTGCGGTAGCATGGCTGTGGCCCCGGGGAAGTAGGTGTCTCCGTACATGCCGTACTGGGCGAAGTAGTTTCGCAACAAAGGTACAAGCGGACTATCATTGTGAGGTGCTGTGAATGAGCCTTCGTCGATAATCACGCCGTCCCTGATGTCCATCCCCCACTGTGAAATCAGTTCCCTGAATTCCTTGGGAGGATTGGGGTCTACCAGGATCAGTGCCCAGCCACCATTCTCCAGGTATTGCTCGATCAGGTCCGCTTCACGACCTGTCAATGACCCTTTTGGACCGGCAATGACCAATACCGTGCAGTCCTCCGGAATATCACCGGCAATGCGGATGTCCAGGCTTTCCACTTGATAAAGGTTGTCGAGTAGCCCTTCTCTCACGGTACTGTAGCCATCAGCAGACGTTGAGAAGATGCTGTTCTCACCATGTCCGGTGAGGAAGTACACCTTCTTCTGGACGGAACCGGTAACCTCCAGTATGGCGCTCGTGAAAGCATATTCTGCTTCAATTATCATGTCGCCTTGCTCGGTGACGCTGATAATATTCTGGGGTAGAACAGACCGCTGCCCGGCCTCACCCCGGAACACTACGGCGGGATACTGGCTTACGCCGCATTGCCTGGCCTGGTCCGGTTGTTGCTCAGGGTCTA is a window encoding:
- the acpS gene encoding holo-ACP synthase, which encodes MQYIGVDIIEIARVHEAVERWGDRFLRRVYTESELKRYAKSPSSLAARFAGKEAVVKALGTSEGGIGWKDIEILAEPGGRPVVNLYHRAKEYADGLGLAGMAISLSHSRDYAIAFVVGEKG
- a CDS encoding DUF4340 domain-containing protein; this translates as MRLKSILILVGILAIAATVYYTTRPVEEPPPIKEPMQYVWLFDMEELQHIQIDLPNLASTEKFVKHEDRQWYFDDPPGPRTDPERWGGGIPLILSGPGAERPIAKDATDEQLAVFGFTQPIMLLTLTKEDGEIVRIEVGDEVPDGHAHYVRVADSDDIYIVDATWYDVLERLVLEPPYPPEEEEED
- a CDS encoding Gldg family protein, whose amino-acid sequence is MQTGIIALLGLASLFVGWILTLVLPGIRYISWGMLLLGAILVLVAFVIDYRRVRGALASRRGRFSTGTTLMVSIFVGIILLVNAISYANFHRFDVTGLSQYTLTSQTKSALEGMETPVEALLFTVPGDTTGGFLQNLLDEYKNFTDQLGIELIDPEQQPDQARQCGVSQYPAVVFRGEAGQRSVLPQNIISVTEQGDMIIEAEYAFTSAILEVTGSVQKKVYFLTGHGENSIFSTSADGYSTVREGLLDNLYQVESLDIRIAGDIPEDCTVLVIAGPKGSLTGREADLIEQYLENGGWALILVDPNPPKEFRELISQWGMDIRDGVIIDEGSFTAPHNDSPLVPLLRNYFAQYGMYGDTYFPGATAMLPQAGFEAMAAISQSGLAQFTWVSEDSQAVLYSLLRTSQESWLETDLQSDTEPQFDEESDILGSLNIGFFVIRYPDTVVDVEDEEAIALFTAQAFAGTRLIVVGDSDFTTNAHFQNGDNGTLFLTSIHFLTQGKELITMDRKYLQTRRLIIGPEATSFITISSIGLLPLLVLVAGAYIWWRRR